The Moorella glycerini genomic interval CCCCGCGACCTGGAACGGGATCGAAAGCTGGCCGCCGGCGCGGGCGTCGATGCCATTTTCGCCCCGGCGGTAGCCGAAATGTACCCGCCCGGGTATGCCACCTATGTCCAGGTCGAAGGCTTGACAGAAGTTCTCTGTGGCGCCTCCCGGCCGGGCCATTTCCGGGGCGTAGCTACCGTGGTCAGCAAGCTTCTTAATATCGTCCAGCCCGACCGGGCCTATTTCGGCCTCAAGGATTACCAGCAGGCGGTAGTCATCAAGCGCCTGGTCAGGGATTTAAATTTCCCGGTTGACATAATCACCGTCCCCACCGTGCGGGAGCCCGACGGCCTGGCTATGAGTTCGCGGAACAAATACTTAGCCCCGGACCAGCGTCGTAGCGCCCTGGCCCTCTACCGCGCCTTAAACCTGGGGGCGGAGCTCATCCGCTCCGGCGAACGCCGCGCTGCTGTGGTCCGGGAAGCCATGGCCGGGGAAATTCTAGCCCGGCCCGGCACGCGGATTGATTATGTGGCGGTAAATGACGCTGAGACCCTTGCACCTTTAGAAGAAATCAAGGGCCGGGTGCTGCTGGCCCTGGCCGTCTGGGTGGGCAACACCCGCTTAATTGATAACCTGACCCTGGAGGTGAAAGATGATGTGGCGCACCATGATGAAAAGCAAGCTGCACCGGGCAACTGTCACCGGGGCTAACCTGAATTATGTCGGCAGTATTACCATTGATAGCGAGCTGATGGCCGCGGCCGATATTTTACCCAACGAGAAAGTCCAGGTGGTCAACAATAATAATGGCGCCCGGCTGGAAACCTACGCCATCCCCGGCCCTGCCGGCAGTGGGGTTATCTGCGCCAACGGGGCGGCCGCCAGGCTGGTCCAGCCCGGCGATATTGTCATCATTATTTCCTATGGCATTTTTACTGACGCCGAAGCCAGGTCCTATCAACCGCGGGTTATTCTCCTGGATGGCCAGAATAAAATAACTGAGGTCAGGGGCAGGGAAAGGCCGGGGGAGGTCTGGGTTTAAAATAAGGCCCGGGTAAATATGTTAACCCTAACGGCAAATAAATAGTTGACAACCATAAAAAGGAAGATTAAAATATAATCATGGCAATAGAAGGCAGTAAGCAACAGGTCTTAGAGTATCTACGCCATCACCGGGGCGAGTATATTTCCGGCGAAGAGCTGAGTAAAAAGCTGGCCATCACCAGGACGGCCGTGTGGAAGCATATCCAGGCTTTACGCCAGGAAGGCTACCAGATTGATGCCCAGACCCGCCGCGGCTATTGCTTGCTGTCCATCCCGGATTGTTTTTATCCCGATGAGGTGGCGGCAGGGCTCACGACGTCCTGGCTGGGACGGAACCTTTACTATTACGACGAAGTGGGTTCTACCAACCAGGTGGCCAAAGAACTGGCCGACGGCGGGGCACCGGAAGGGACGGTGGTCATCGCCGAGGGCCAGACAGGCGGTCGCGGCCGGCGGGGGCGTTCCTGGCTCTCGCCACCCCATAAAGGCATCTGGTTCTCGGTTATCTTACGCCCCCGGGTGGCTCCGGCCCTGGCATCCCAGCTGACCCTGCTGGCGGCAGTAGCCGTGACGGCAGCCATTCGCCGCCACACAGGACTCCCGCCGGGCATAAAGTGGCCCAACGATATACTGGCCGGGGGGCGTAAAGTGT includes:
- the panD gene encoding aspartate 1-decarboxylase encodes the protein MWRTMMKSKLHRATVTGANLNYVGSITIDSELMAAADILPNEKVQVVNNNNGARLETYAIPGPAGSGVICANGAAARLVQPGDIVIIISYGIFTDAEARSYQPRVILLDGQNKITEVRGRERPGEVWV
- the panC gene encoding pantoate--beta-alanine ligase; translated protein: MELLTTIAATRKFVAAARQQGKSIGLVPTMGYLHEGHLTLARTAREQDDVVMMSIFVNPTQFGPGEDLERYPRDLERDRKLAAGAGVDAIFAPAVAEMYPPGYATYVQVEGLTEVLCGASRPGHFRGVATVVSKLLNIVQPDRAYFGLKDYQQAVVIKRLVRDLNFPVDIITVPTVREPDGLAMSSRNKYLAPDQRRSALALYRALNLGAELIRSGERRAAVVREAMAGEILARPGTRIDYVAVNDAETLAPLEEIKGRVLLALAVWVGNTRLIDNLTLEVKDDVAHHDEKQAAPGNCHRG
- a CDS encoding biotin--[acetyl-CoA-carboxylase] ligase, producing MAIEGSKQQVLEYLRHHRGEYISGEELSKKLAITRTAVWKHIQALRQEGYQIDAQTRRGYCLLSIPDCFYPDEVAAGLTTSWLGRNLYYYDEVGSTNQVAKELADGGAPEGTVVIAEGQTGGRGRRGRSWLSPPHKGIWFSVILRPRVAPALASQLTLLAAVAVTAAIRRHTGLPPGIKWPNDILAGGRKVCGILTEIKAEIDALEYVVLGTGLNVNLEAGDFSPEVRPLATSLFLELGRPVARLPLFREILYQLEKWYERWQEEGFDPVRRAWKEASVTLGREVEVNSWREVFRGVAVDIDAEGALLVRGGGGELRRFNSGEVSLRPAS